GAAGTGGAGTTGAAAATTCTCTCAGATTTGTTTGAAAGTGGAACCATATGCTCCATTGATGAGTTATTCCTGCACTGTTCCAACCGAGCCGTGAACAGAGATTGGATGGATCTCTTCAAGTCCCTTAGAGGAACTGGTGTTTATGTCCATCAATGGTGGGGAGATCAGTGACCACCATTGCCATGGTGGGACTCTGTTTCAGATTAACTGTCTTGTTTGAGTCATGAGTCAGTCTATGTATCCTTATGGTGGTTGAGCATTATAGCTATAAAATCTCTACTTTCCTTAATAAAAAGGCTTATTGCTTAATTACcctcttttgttttcttcatgttagttcctttcttttttgtgtGTTGCATGTGGACTTTTTGCAGTAAAGTGCTATAACATAATTGCAGTACAAAGCCAAAGTGAAAAATGATTTAAGAGATGAAGATGACGTTAGGCAATATTACCAATATCCCATTTACACTTTCAACATAAAAGTTACAAagcttttaaatatatatttgatttccttcttttatggaaagagaatatatatatacaaaattacaagaaaaatattatatacaaaatttacaatttacatTGCTGATTCAAggaatggtttttttttttctcaacctCTCATGGATGAAGCAGTTCAATGGAACCACCATAGTTCTAACAAAAGTCAATGAAAGCATTCCTTAGATAGCTATGAAATCTAAAAAGAATTCAAATGGTATATTATGCAAGGTCATCATATTCCTCTGCAACATCTTCAAAAATGGTTTCCAAACCTGGAGAAGATGAAGGCTTTTCTGGGTAAATGATGGGAGCTGGTGCTACTTCCATCCAGGAACTCCTTTGCCTGCTTTCCTTAGCCATTGAAAGTCTTTAATGAAGGGTCAATTGATTAAAAGAAGGGTTAAAACAATGAAATACCTCTCTTCCTCCTAATccaaagaagaagagagatGTTAAAAAAATCTGGGGAAGaccttcaaaaaataaaagacccTTCTGATTTTTAAGGTTCTAAAGAGAGAACCAAGGGATCAATTGAGATTTGTGAAGAATGAAACAGCTTTAAATAGACAGCTTAAACAGAGTAGTTGAGTCATAGATCAAATATAGAAGAGTCCCCGAAAACCAAGGACATGTTGGAGAGCAATGAAAttatttcaccaaaattggTATTCTACCAGATCAACAACAAACGCTGATTCCAAGGTAATTTTTAGCAGTCAAAccccaaaaatagaaaaaaaattgacttcAAGATGATCAATCTAGCTAGTTGAATTGCATGCTAGATGTCAATCTAAGCAAATACCACATTGAAACCAATGAAATAAACATCATCAATACCCCTTAGATTATCAATTTCTAAAAGAATTTATAGGTATTAATATCAAAAACAGAAGCAAGGTAAATGCAGTTGAAAAATGcattcatcaaaattgaaaatttcatccAAGTATGAAGTTCCACAATAAGCAAAATTCAGAACATAGGCTCACCAGCTAGACAATTTCCTTAATCATTAAACCCCCTAGGAAACTTAatcattatcatctttttaacAACTACCTAAAGAACTTATAAAACACaaacttttgaaaagaaaacaattaaGTAAAGCAGAAGAGAAAAACCCAGTTTCTTTCATTTGGTTTTACTCCAAGGGAACATCAATTTCCCCATCGGAGATCTCCTGCTGCAGATCTTTGGGGTCTTTCCCATCAACCGTACACCCAACGGAAACACAAGTTCCCAAAATCTCCTTCACGGTTCCTCTCAGGTCCTTAGCCATGGATCTAGGCTTCATGACTTTCGCGATCTCGATCACATCATCAAGGCTAATATTCCCATTATGCTTAATATTCTTCGTCTTCTTACGATCCCTTTCAGGCTCTTTCAAAGCCTTGATGACCAGAGCGGCGGCGGATGGGACTACAGTGACTTTAGCTTGCCGGTTCTGGACAGTAAGCTTGACGGTGACGCGTAAGCCCTTCCATTCCTTGGCGGTTTCCTTAGCGATGTCTTCACCAATTTTCTTGGGGGATAGACCCAAAGGACCGATTTTGGGTGCGAGTGAACTGGCTGCTCCGACTTCACCGCCGGTGACTCGCACGAATACGTCGACGACTTGGGTTGGGTCGAACTTCGGCGGCATGTTTAGGGGTCGGAATTTGAGAGGAGAGAAACTGGGCTTTCGGGGCGGCGGCGAAGAGGAAATGAGAAGAGTGTTGAGGGGTTTAAAGGAGTTGAAAATTAGGGCTTTAGGGTGTCAAAAAAGGTTGGGCCGTTGAAATATCGAAGAGTCTTTGACTTGTCTATTAGACCCAAAAACAAATGACATTGGTTTGGAGGTAATATTGACCTAATTAATTCGAGTTTTTAAGGTTGAATTTGGATCAATTTTAAATTCGAATCATTTTAGATTCAAAGTCGATTAGAGTGAGATACAAAAATGATTCGAACCCGagctaattttaattttaaataggtGAGCACCCAATGTATAAAAGGTACCATATTATCAGAGCCTATAAGACAATAATACTAGGTTGAGAGAAAAAGGGGGAAAACaagtaatttataatttcatggtTGCTTTCCCTCAAAGATCCAAATATGGTACTttagaaatggagaaaaaaacaTTAGCTTAGGAACCCTAGCAAAACTGATCTATTTACACTGCTGGTGCAATTGACAATACAACAGATTGAAAATGGCTGCACAATGCTATAACAAAGAAGTACAATCAATGGGATGCCAGTGACCAGAAATTCATTAGAAACGACGGAGATATGGCGAACCAGCTGATGAATGCCATTGCTGTGGCGGTCTCGAATCCAGTGCAGTGGTTCAAAGCACATTTATCGAGATCGTTGCCAATCAGAACTGTGATTCCAGCTGATGCACAAGCTGCAGCGAATGTAAGGGTCGACGTGATCTGCATCGAGACATCACTGGTTTTATTCAACTAGCAAATTAAGTTAACTAAACATTCCCACCCAGAAAAACCCCCAAAGCTAAACCACTAAAGATTGTAAAATGGCAAACCAGCATGTGCATTGAGAGCCTATAGCTTTGGACATGGGTACTTCAAGGAAAATGAATAGTAGAGATCGGAGTAACATAGGTAGCATGTGCATTGAGAACAATAAATGCGATCAACACTGTCAGATCATCAGTTCTACATAGCTATGTCGTGAATGCAGAGTAGATAATGTTTATGCCCATAGATGGAAGTTTCATTTGCAAAATCAGAATAACCATTGCTTAGTGAAATATACAGCAACGAggcttaataaattaatagtataaGGCCTCTTTCTTTAacgattaaaatttttagatccTTTGTTCTCTATTAAAAGATATCTGTATGAACAGAAAAGGTAAAATGCAAGAGCGACCATCATGTCGAGCTTCAGTTTTAATAACTTTTACTCTAAAGAACACGAAGAGGTTTTGGGTGTATAAATTTGACTTGCATACTTAATGTAATCAAAGATTCCCAAGGGAAACATTGGTTAATGAAACCAAATCATAGCTCCCATCAAACTGAAACTAAACTTTAGGTAACAAGT
The nucleotide sequence above comes from Gossypium raimondii isolate GPD5lz chromosome 13, ASM2569854v1, whole genome shotgun sequence. Encoded proteins:
- the LOC105782448 gene encoding 60S ribosomal protein L12-3, with the protein product MPPKFDPTQVVDVFVRVTGGEVGAASSLAPKIGPLGLSPKKIGEDIAKETAKEWKGLRVTVKLTVQNRQAKVTVVPSAAALVIKALKEPERDRKKTKNIKHNGNISLDDVIEIAKVMKPRSMAKDLRGTVKEILGTCVSVGCTVDGKDPKDLQQEISDGEIDVPLE